The proteins below come from a single Iocasia fonsfrigidae genomic window:
- a CDS encoding AEC family transporter produces MIDNFIFSISIVVPIFLVMFTGYILKKKEIVGNGFVKAANKLIFNIALPIKLFRDVMKTSISDYFDIKFTVFVVMGTILSVVFIWILGLIFIRERSRLGAFIHSSFRGNFLYIGLSIMENITGSIGSKAPLVLAFVIPLYNILAVIVLTVTDTSKGSNISIKKTLSNIVKNPLIIAILAGVVASRFELSLPIILTRTMGYFEVVVTPLALITIGATFSLQKSVQNLFQPLLASMLKLIILPATAVFCAHLLGFSNEDILLIYILFGVPTSLVSYIMTAAMNGDEKLSSNIIMTTTLLSVFTMTGFVFIFKTIGIV; encoded by the coding sequence ATGATAGATAATTTTATATTTAGTATAAGTATTGTAGTTCCGATATTTTTGGTTATGTTTACTGGTTATATCTTAAAAAAGAAAGAAATAGTAGGTAACGGTTTTGTAAAAGCAGCCAATAAACTTATTTTTAATATAGCTTTACCTATTAAATTATTTCGTGATGTAATGAAAACTTCCATTAGTGATTATTTTGATATTAAATTCACTGTATTTGTTGTTATGGGGACTATTTTAAGTGTTGTTTTTATCTGGATTTTAGGTCTAATTTTTATCAGAGAAAGATCAAGGTTAGGGGCATTTATTCATAGTTCATTTAGGGGAAATTTCCTTTATATAGGTTTATCAATTATGGAAAACATAACTGGTTCAATAGGGAGTAAAGCCCCGCTAGTACTGGCTTTTGTTATACCTTTATATAATATACTTGCTGTTATAGTCTTAACAGTTACTGATACAAGTAAGGGTAGTAATATTAGTATCAAAAAAACGCTATCAAACATTGTCAAAAATCCTTTAATAATTGCTATACTAGCAGGTGTCGTTGCCTCTCGATTCGAACTAAGCCTACCTATAATTTTAACACGTACTATGGGTTACTTTGAAGTAGTAGTAACACCACTGGCTTTAATTACAATAGGTGCCACCTTTAGTTTGCAGAAATCGGTTCAAAATTTATTTCAGCCTTTATTAGCCAGTATGTTAAAATTGATTATTCTACCGGCAACTGCGGTATTTTGTGCACACCTGCTGGGCTTTTCTAATGAAGATATCCTGCTGATATATATATTATTTGGGGTGCCTACTTCACTTGTATCATATATTATGACAGCGGCTATGAATGGGGATGAGAAGCTTTCATCTAATATTATTATGACAACTACCTTGTTATCAGTTTTTACTATGACTGGTTTTGTATTTATCTTTAAGACGATTGGAATTGTGTAA